In a single window of the Nocardioides massiliensis genome:
- a CDS encoding sensor histidine kinase yields the protein MNVQRITAAARAFGLALMLGLALLTPGAGVFQTLILGTALAAAGLMLEAAPQLRSRIVALGEGTGAALLVGSTMVNADTMLPYLAAMAFVAGVHGGWRWSIATVVSEAAALLLMTSIAGTVGEAAFWRSAITWIAVGAGLGVVGAQLRAQAKVHGQVDASYRDARALLAQLRDLSSRLTDGLDPISVTDRIMGKATDRLDALHCAVIIRGDADSAPLPLSFSSREASEALTDIDSLVRRCIKTGNMVNRGRRQALPLRADDRVVGVLVVDCEEPPAGHAVAAVVRELAPEALRLDTALLFDSVRSEATAEERQRLAREVHDGIAQDVASLGYLVDDLLFAEDEDERIERIRELRGELTRVVAELRLSVFDLRNRVESTEGLGSALSAFARQIGSRSDLTVHLTLDEAPHRLRPDVEQELLRIAQEAMNNARKHSGGHNLWVRCTVYPPYAEIVVRDDGHGLGEGRADSHGLRIMQERAARIGADLELSDGGQMRGTTLSVRLDASHDHPYSQPQAAGSVTVLRPEHEEVS from the coding sequence ATGAACGTGCAGCGCATCACCGCCGCGGCGCGAGCCTTCGGCCTCGCCCTGATGCTGGGCCTCGCCCTGCTCACCCCCGGGGCGGGGGTCTTCCAGACCCTGATCCTGGGTACGGCGCTGGCCGCGGCGGGGCTCATGCTCGAGGCCGCACCGCAGCTGCGCTCGCGGATCGTCGCGCTCGGCGAGGGCACGGGCGCGGCGCTGCTGGTGGGCTCGACCATGGTCAACGCCGACACGATGCTGCCCTACCTGGCGGCCATGGCGTTCGTCGCCGGCGTGCACGGCGGCTGGCGCTGGTCGATCGCAACCGTGGTCAGCGAGGCGGCCGCGCTGCTGCTCATGACCTCGATCGCCGGCACGGTCGGTGAGGCGGCGTTCTGGCGCTCCGCCATCACCTGGATCGCCGTGGGGGCCGGGCTCGGTGTGGTCGGTGCCCAGCTGCGCGCTCAGGCCAAGGTCCACGGCCAGGTCGACGCGTCGTACCGCGATGCCCGCGCCCTGCTCGCGCAGCTGCGCGACCTGTCCTCCCGCCTCACCGACGGCCTCGACCCGATCTCGGTCACCGACCGGATCATGGGCAAGGCGACCGACCGGCTCGACGCGTTGCACTGCGCCGTGATCATCCGCGGCGATGCCGACTCCGCTCCCCTGCCGCTGTCGTTCTCCTCGCGTGAGGCCTCGGAGGCCCTGACCGACATCGACTCGCTCGTGCGGCGGTGCATCAAGACCGGCAACATGGTCAACCGCGGGCGCCGGCAGGCGCTGCCGCTGCGCGCCGACGACCGCGTGGTCGGGGTGCTGGTCGTCGACTGCGAGGAGCCACCGGCCGGGCACGCGGTCGCCGCGGTGGTGCGAGAGCTCGCGCCCGAGGCGCTACGGCTGGACACGGCGCTGCTCTTCGACAGCGTGCGCAGCGAGGCGACCGCAGAGGAGCGTCAGCGGCTCGCGCGCGAGGTGCACGACGGGATCGCGCAGGACGTCGCCTCGCTCGGCTACCTGGTCGACGACCTGCTCTTCGCCGAGGACGAGGACGAGCGCATCGAACGGATCCGCGAGCTGCGCGGTGAGCTGACCCGGGTCGTGGCAGAGCTGCGGCTCTCGGTCTTCGACCTGCGCAACCGGGTGGAGTCGACCGAGGGGTTGGGCTCCGCGCTGTCGGCCTTCGCCCGCCAGATCGGCTCGCGCTCGGACCTCACCGTGCACCTGACCCTCGACGAGGCGCCGCATCGCCTTCGCCCCGACGTGGAGCAGGAGCTGCTGCGCATCGCGCAGGAGGCGATGAACAACGCCCGCAAGCACTCCGGCGGTCACAACCTCTGGGTGCGGTGCACGGTCTACCCGCCGTACGCCGAGATCGTCGTCCGCGACGACGGCCACGGGCTCGGCGAGGGACGTGCCGACTCCCACGGCCTGCGGATCATGCAGGAGCGCGCCGCACGCATCGGCGCCGACCTCGAGCTCAGCGACGGAGGCCAGATGCGGGGTACGACGTTGAGTGTCCGCCTCGACGCATCGCACGACCACCCCTACAGTCAGCCGCAAGCGGCCGGATCGGTCACGGTTCTCCGCCCCGAGCACGAGGAGGTCTCTTGA
- a CDS encoding response regulator transcription factor, with product MTTKVVLIDDHELIRQGLARSFERADGLTVVAQAGTVQGGLRAVEDTKPDVVVTDLRLPDGSGLDIVRELRGKRKDLGLVVLTMYSGDEQIFAALDAGASAFVGKDAPAHDVVSAARHAAVSPASFTCAGLPDAMIRRMNSPTPQLSDRERQVLDLLAEGLNTTAIATKLFISESTAKTHIAKIYDKLGAANRAQALVTAMRMGMLTELQQ from the coding sequence TTGACGACGAAGGTTGTGCTCATCGATGACCACGAACTGATCCGCCAGGGTCTGGCCCGGTCCTTCGAGCGGGCGGACGGGCTCACCGTGGTGGCCCAGGCCGGCACCGTGCAGGGTGGTCTGCGCGCGGTCGAGGACACGAAGCCAGACGTGGTCGTCACCGACCTGCGCCTGCCCGACGGAAGCGGCCTCGACATCGTCCGCGAGCTGCGCGGGAAGCGGAAGGACCTCGGGCTGGTCGTCCTCACCATGTATTCCGGCGACGAGCAGATCTTCGCCGCCCTCGACGCCGGCGCCTCCGCCTTCGTCGGCAAGGACGCCCCCGCCCACGACGTCGTCTCCGCCGCTCGGCACGCCGCAGTCTCGCCCGCCTCGTTCACCTGTGCCGGCCTCCCTGACGCCATGATCCGCCGGATGAACTCCCCCACCCCGCAGCTGTCGGACCGCGAGCGCCAGGTCCTCGACCTGCTCGCCGAGGGTCTCAACACCACCGCCATCGCCACCAAGCTCTTCATCAGCGAGTCCACGGCAAAGACCCACATCGCGAAGATCTACGACAAGCTCGGCGCCGCCAACCGCGCCCAGGCCCTCGTCACTGCCATGCGCATGGGGATGCTGACCGAGCTCCAGCAGTGA
- a CDS encoding Flp family type IVb pilin yields the protein MLNFIEAFFISTFGARKDDERGASAVEYGLLIAGIAAVIVATVFFLGDFITGIFDDTCNKVAGGKGAAGTGGCDKTP from the coding sequence ATGCTGAACTTCATCGAAGCCTTCTTCATCTCCACCTTCGGCGCTCGCAAGGACGACGAGCGCGGCGCCTCCGCCGTCGAGTACGGTCTCCTTATCGCGGGCATCGCTGCAGTCATCGTCGCCACCGTGTTCTTCCTCGGGGACTTCATCACTGGGATTTTCGACGACACCTGCAACAAGGTGGCTGGCGGCAAGGGCGCGGCGGGGACCGGCGGCTGCGACAAGACGCCCTGA
- a CDS encoding glycosyltransferase family 4 protein, with protein MGRVLVVTNDFPTRRGGIETFVLQLCLQMDPSEVVVYTASMPGDREYDATLPFPVHRDPTSTLLPTPAVARRVKRVLREEGCDRVVFGAAAPLGLLGGALRKAGAERIVAITHGHEVWWARVPGARQLLRRIGDHVDVMTYVSEWCRDRIAPALSPAARGRMAQLSPGVDLDAFQPNCGGREIREQLGLAPDVPVLVCTARMVRRKGQDMLIRAWPQIRAQVPGAVLLLVGDGPDRNRLERLAWEYGVRDAVVFAGSVPSDQMPAWTDAGDAFAMPCRTRLFGLEPEAFGIVFLEAAACGLPVVGGDSGGAPEAIRAAGGVVVEGRSVGAVRRAVIDALHGRRGRDAAGEAIAPETTPPPAQDLSWTRVGVIAQLFLAHTKRGVSGCSASKT; from the coding sequence GTGGGTCGAGTGCTGGTCGTGACCAACGACTTCCCGACCCGCCGCGGCGGCATCGAGACCTTCGTCCTGCAGCTGTGCCTGCAGATGGACCCCTCCGAGGTCGTGGTCTACACCGCGTCGATGCCGGGCGACCGGGAGTACGACGCGACCCTGCCCTTCCCGGTGCACCGCGACCCCACCAGCACGTTGCTGCCGACGCCGGCGGTCGCGCGACGGGTGAAGCGCGTGCTGCGGGAGGAGGGCTGCGACCGGGTCGTCTTCGGAGCGGCCGCGCCGCTCGGACTGCTCGGGGGAGCGCTGCGCAAGGCGGGCGCGGAGCGGATCGTCGCGATCACCCACGGGCACGAGGTGTGGTGGGCGCGGGTGCCGGGCGCGCGGCAGCTGCTGCGCCGCATCGGCGATCACGTCGACGTGATGACCTATGTCAGCGAGTGGTGCCGCGACCGCATCGCACCCGCGCTCTCACCAGCGGCGCGTGGGCGGATGGCACAGCTCTCGCCCGGGGTCGACCTCGACGCCTTCCAGCCGAACTGCGGCGGCCGCGAGATCCGCGAGCAGCTCGGGCTCGCACCCGACGTGCCCGTCCTTGTGTGCACCGCCCGGATGGTCCGCCGCAAGGGCCAGGACATGCTCATCCGTGCCTGGCCGCAGATCCGTGCCCAGGTCCCGGGAGCCGTCCTGCTGTTGGTCGGGGACGGTCCCGACCGCAACCGACTCGAGCGGCTGGCGTGGGAGTACGGCGTACGGGATGCGGTGGTGTTTGCCGGCTCCGTGCCGAGCGACCAGATGCCGGCCTGGACCGACGCGGGCGACGCCTTCGCGATGCCGTGTCGCACGCGGTTGTTCGGGCTCGAACCCGAGGCGTTCGGGATCGTGTTCCTCGAGGCGGCCGCCTGTGGGCTGCCGGTTGTCGGAGGTGACTCCGGCGGCGCGCCCGAGGCGATTCGGGCTGCCGGGGGTGTGGTGGTGGAGGGACGGTCGGTGGGTGCGGTTCGCCGTGCTGTCATCGACGCGCTGCACGGACGACGCGGTCGCGATGCTGCTGGCGAAGCAATTGCCCCGGAGACGACGCCGCCCCCCGCCCAAGATCTCTCCTGGACGAGGGTCGGCGTTATTGCGCAGCTGTTCCTAGCTCACACGAAGCGTGGAGTCTCCGGGTGTTCCGCCAGCAAGACGTGA